The genomic segment gttttttttaaatgtggAATCTTCCTTACACTTTGCCTTGTCTTCTCTCTGTTTTCCTTCTCACCACAAAAGCCATTTTGATGTCCATTTAAAGCATCAAATTACTTCTATTTGAGCTCACTTCCTTCCATTTCTGGGAAGGAGAAGTTGAAAGGTGGTAGTGGGAAGTGATAGTAAATGTTTTTTCACTAGTTCAATATGTTATTAGTTTCTTTCTTATTCTAAATTTAGTGTTGGATTTGTTGTGATCTCTATTTCTTTGTGATGATGTATCATACTTACATTTGAAATGCAGATAAAGAAAACGGACCCAAATCCATAAACGACATAAAGCTCATTAATGCGGggaaaatactggaaaataataaaacaCTTGGTGAATCGCGAGTTCCAATTAGTGAAGTTCCCGGAGGTGTCATCACCATGCATGTTGTTGTGCGACCTCCTCTTCCAGACAAAAATAGTGGTAATAATAAACACTCACATTTTTGTTGTaaaatttcaaatcttattattCTATCATGCATGTGTAAAAGCATTCACCTTGGAAAAGAAGGATCATGCATTCATGATTTGataatgtttatttattttgagtTGTCGACATCAAAACATAAGTCCAACCTCTCGAGACTTTGCTTGTGATTTTGCTTTAAGCGCTATcttgcatgattattttttatgacaGTGTGCTTtgggcatataattttttttatgaaacaaGTTCCTCTAGTTGATTGTTGCTGATTGGCTGCCAAGCTTGAGTAACAGGAACGTGTAATATATGACTGTTTTGACATTTATGTGGGTCAAAATATCTTGTGCGATCCATATATGGCCGAAAGCCGAACTGTAGTCAACCACTCTCATACGACAGACTAAAGAGTTGAGACAAGCTGGCACATATAAGAGTTCGAGCGTGGAAATGTGAGGCACTGTTAGATTTGGATTGGACGATATGAATTTCTCGCATCTTTACCGTGGATTCGATACATTTGAACCCTAGAAACTCATGCTATTTATTGGAAATTTCAGGCCCTTGTACGATATTCTATAGACATACTATTGACTAATATTGAAGGTGCTCTTGTTACAGATAAGCTGCGTGATAACTCCAAGAAGAATGGCGGATGTGCATGCTCCATCTTGTAACCTACAAGTCTTCTTTATTTATTGTTTCCCTATACGTTTGCATCATCTGAAGTTACTGGATTTCATTCAGAAGCATTGCACGTGTTTAATAGATTCATTCACAAGTTATAGGCTTACCGGATTATCGTCCTATAGTATCGAGTTTGGATGAAATATCATGCAGTTATGTTGGCATTTTAAGAAGCAGACAGAAGTTGAGTCTTGTCCAAGGTTGAAATTGTGttgtttcttgattttttttaatatatagcATTTGTTTCAGAAGTGTGGATATCTTTTCCAGGCATGTTAATAAGATTTGCTGACTTATTTACTTCATATGTTGAGCAGTTGGGAATGGGATTTTGTACCTAGATTCATGTTTGAGGAATGGATCtttttaaataagaaattaGATTCACTGATAAAGTTGGACATAGCTTCCATCTCAAAATTTCAGCCTCAAATTGCAGACAAATCAAAATATTAAGGTTTAGCATCATTGTTTTAAACTTTTTGGCATCTAATTAAGCTTTGCTCCCCTCAGATTTGGCATAGTATTGGATCCCTCCCTCCCCATACTTCAGATATTTGGATAAATACACATATTGTTACATTTATGCGAGCATGACGTTGAAGTTCACGTATGCTAAATTCAATTCATACCTTAATAGAAAACTGAAAACATAAGTGTATCCTTTCAGATATATGCAAATAATCGAAAATAAAATACAGtgattaatataaataatagaattcaactttcgagtatgggaaaattcatgcatattcGTTGATACTCTTCTATACACgataaatgaaaatatatttcatttctTACAAAGGCCTATCTGCTAAGGACTGTTTTTTGCCGTTACAAAACATGGCCAAATGCAACAATAATTTACAAGGATAACTGCATTAAGCTATCTCATTCCCACCAAATGATATTGAAAGTGTCAATTGCTGGCACGATAAAATGGCAAAATCTAGGCCCGAAGAAGGATTTTGAAAATATCAGTCAACAGATGATGTCCGATTTAAGGTAACATCTTTGCTTGATGCTCGAACATTCTTTAGCATCATCTTGAGTTTCTGTCTCTCGCCTTCAACCTCGGCAAACTGAAGACTGAGTCGAGAGTACCGATGGTGCATCTCCCTCAGTTCAGTCTCTACCATTGCATGCCTTCCCTTGAGTTCCAACATCTCTTTGATCAGCTCGTTGATATCTCTGAAGCTTTTGAACACCGATTCCTCATCACCGTGTTGTTTCAAGAAAGAACTGTGATATGCAGGAAATACATATTCAAACATCGTGTGTGGCATTAATTATAGTTGTGATTTTTATCAAAAGAGTTAGTAGACAAAAAGACCTAAACTAAGCATCCATCTTGAACCTAGTGAAATATATAAGAATTGAATATCACGAGTTTTGGACTTGCAACGTCCTCACTTGGATACCATGTGACTTAAATAGAACTAGAAGAAAACCATGCAAAAATTTTCAACCTTATTCACGTAGCTAAGGAAATGATAAAGGGCTTGATGACAGCTCCTTTTAGCAAGCCCTTGGATGACAATTTACATCTTTTTAAATTcaatcaaaaaaaaatatattactaTGTTCGTTGTACAGTTAAAAAAGAGGGTTTTTTTTCTTCTGAAGGTTGTAATCAAATTCTAATAGCTGAGCTATAGAATAGTAGAAATATAAGAAAAGAGAATCAATCACCACAAAAAATTCACATTATCCAGACATGAGGTCCTATATCTCCCAGACAATGTCTAGAGGGTTACAACCAATGATTTCAAAAACGAGATTAAGCATGAAGTGCAAGTAAAAACGTAACAATTTTATAAAAAGTGAGAAAAAATGGGTCAAAGCCATGATCATTTAAGCACGTCTAATGCACAAAAATGCTAATTCTTAAGTTTTAATATTcttaatgaaataaaatagaaaaatttatatatatgtgtgtgtgtgttttttaaaTCTGAAATTTTTCAGCTGAAAAAACTTGAGCTCATTCATTTCCCCCCCCAACATAAAATATATAGATTTAATCTTAAATTTATTTGgtctatatattattttatctattatttttatcaagataattaaaattatattaaatgcaTCTTTACATTATATCGATAAATACGAATAAGTTAATAATGCTTGATACTTGACCTCGACGATTCCTACGCTTACTGTTTTTTAGAACCTTGGCTAAACTTTTATTAATCTCTCTagatttataatataaatatcacAATCTTTTTTAGTCAAGCTATTGCTGGATGAATATGCTGCATTTCTTGATGCAGCATCTACGTACTTAAGGTTAGTGATGCAAATGCCAATAAAATCTTAGTCTGCATTTCTCTCCACAGAAGTTGTAAAGGACATACCTCTGAAACTTCGGCGTTCAATTTGTTCTTTGCCTTCAAAGATTCGGCAAGCGCAATTTCCAAATCAAGAACCCTTTTTAATGCATTCCCACTACTGGAGATGTCATTGAACGAGGGAAACATGTTTCTGAGCTCTTCATTTGCCTTAAAAGGAGCATAATGAAACAGAAATGAAACTCCTGCTGACACATTACAATATAGTTACAAAAGATCCAAAAGCTTACCTTTTCTAACTGAATAATTTCTCTATGAGGAACTTGAAGATTCGGATCCACCTCATGATCTATGTGAAAGtctatattttcttttttcatcTTTTCCAGCTGCAGGAGAAAAGGCACTAATTATGATGGAATCTCATCAATATATTACATTAAAACCTACTTTCAGAAGCAGACTTTTAGAAGTAAACATTAGCTCCCTGATAGCCTGAGACTTTTCAAGACAAGAAATACCTCTTCCTGTAAGTGCTCCAGGCTAGATTTCAATATATGGGATCCTAAACAATCACTTTTCACATCCGAATTTTTTCCATTACTCCATGGGTGTTCTCCTACAGCTGCCTCGGGAATCTGATGCTTGCCTCCATCCTGGAGGTGTGAAAAATCATTTCtcagaaaacaaaaaagaagAGGATATCCAAATTACGTATACCTTTTACTGgcatcataatcaattccaaatTTCCAACTTAATAGATTATTAGCTAGAGAAAGAGGCAGCTGTGCATCAACTAATATGGCTTAAACTAGTAAGCATCGAGAACATATGAAAGAAACGGTGGAGGTTATGGAGCTCCCTTACTAGGGGAGGTCAACAAGTAAAAGGAAGCACGATGAGAGGCTCAACGCTGCATATGTGATTTAGTCATGCAGTTTTAATTTCTAAATCTATATACCGATAAAAGTGTGGATCATAGAAAAGTTTTCTCATTGTGAACGGACATTATTACCCTTCACATGTttacttattttcattattaggtAAGATATGTGGTAATTTCACATttagtctattaattaataattaatactaattaaccaCATTTTATGGTTAACGTACATTATTACCCTTCACATGTttacttattttcattattagatAACATATGTGGTAATTTCATATTTAGTCtatgaattaataattaatactaattaaccaCACTTTGAACTTTCTTCTCCATGTTCTTAAATATTTGagctaattttaaaaaacatactattaaatttacttaatattaatatcaattatttttttcatattaataatttttttagactttcatttaaattataacttaaattaattatgttatttattgtgctatttcactatcatttgaatacattcaatgaattattaaaaacaaattttagtttaattagattttaaaaaaaacttcaaatatatatagtttaattagattttaaaaaaaaacttcaaatatatatatatatatatatataatatattataaacctacatttaattgtgaatttaaataatattaataaaaaaaattaataaatttgaatcaGAAGTATCTATAAAAGTGTGTACAAATGAATCGTTCATCCACATACATCGGATGATATGCCATTGGAAAAATATTATTGTACAGTTGCTAAAatgagaaagaaatatgtagaaAACCAATCAATTTTTTCAATAGTTTTTTCCCACTAATTTTgataatagataaaataaattgaatgattaattgttttaattactctcatagattatattttatttgggtctccccatatttatatattatcaaatagtactcaatcataacaataataatatgacattttatttgtatttgtagAGCTATTTACATACAAGTATATAATAACAATTATATTGGCAAAAAGGTagtcaaaaattaaataaaaaaatcaataaacactTACTTTGAACAAACAAAAAATTTTGAGCTTATTCACGTATGTTATCACAATTGATACTTTTTAAGCTtacttttcttaaaaaaaatcaataacgACATCTATTATATGAAGAAAAAAAGTAGAGTCAAATGATACATAGATAAAATTATGatgaaattgttttaaaaaatgacaCAAATGCGTCAAAAAGGAGTAAGAGCAAGATATTCCAACAAATAATTCTTAATATAACGTTATCATAACTAAATTGGAAGTTCTGTTGGtatagagtaagtctcttgtgagacggtctcacaaatttttatctgtgagacgggtcaaccatactgatattcacaataaaaagtaatactcttaacataaaaagtaatattttttcaaggaTGATCTAAATAAAAGATTCGATCCACTAaattgatccgtgagaccgtgtcacaagagtttttgtggTTTGTGTAATGAGAATCACTAGGtgcaaataatatatacaaattagAATTTAAATGAGAGGGAGAAAATAGTCTATAATtaattttctatattttatGTTAAACTTCTAAATTTCTATCTTTGTGATGCCTTTGAATTTGTATAGAGGAATAGATAATTTTATCTATTTACCATTGTCATCCTTAGAAGAGGTGAATGGAGTATTTATTTACTTTATTTTCAATTCTTgtgtttaaatatattaatttttttctcaaaatacaATTTGTGTCCATAGGCTTTCTTTAGCTAATGtaatgttttattattattttatataatttatcgACTAACAAAATGTAAGTTTGTGAAAGATTTCGAATTTACGACATTTACgtggttatattttaaaatctaacttaaaatgaaaaattgttGTCACATGTTTTTAAGTATTCCAAAATTATAAGTAAGTACTATTTTAGATTTTCAAGATGTAATTTTACATTTTAGGAacatatttatcaattaattgatgtaatgagtagataaatatcaatatcatatactaaaatgttttcttccagtcttatattgcttaattaattaaaatatattcatataattttatttacactcttatattgcttaatcaattcaaatcctTTCATATCATTGTATTTGTATTGTTACGTTAGTACAATTTAGTACTTAATCTTATAAatcattatttcaaattcttataatttattttgatctATCTTTTTCCGAACGAAATGTTGTTTGATGGATTGAATTACGTTATgcaaagattaaaaatatttttattattaatttattttttagttatttaGAATATGGATTCACGTGCGGATGCACGTGTTTTTTTGCTAGTCATTCTAAAAAGCGGTAAAAAAATCGCAGCTTAGAAGACAGTACCTGAAAAGTCCGCAACTCTACAGCCTTTGCTAAATCTGCATCATCATCAGCCAAGGTCGACGTTGCACATATTCTTTTATCAGTGCAAGTAGACTTGTTGTGATCTAAGACAATAGGGGATGATTTCTGAGGTAACTCGTTCACTGAATATCCCACGTCAATCACAGAACCATTTTCATGTTTTTTAACTTTTGTATGATTCTCCAACTGTACTTTTGCCAAGTTAATTTCAACAGCAAGTTGAGATTTCTCTGCTTCACAATCTTGTAAATAAGCTTCAAGCTTTCCTTTTTCTTCCTTGCAACACTCTAAGCTAAGCAATGCACATTCAAGTTCAGCTCTTACGCGGTCATAATCTTTGCTCATTTCACGTTTTTCTGCAAGTACCAACTGCAATTCTTTTTCGATGTCCATGATTTTGTGTGATAGCTCCTCGTTCCACTTCAAGTTCACAGCTTCAGACTTCTTCCTATTTTCAACTTCGTCAATAGCATCTTGCAATTTTAGAAACATCTCTTCTACATGTTTTTTGGATATAGAAAGCTTTTGCTTCAGTTCTTGAAGTTGAGTTTCGTACTGTTCTTTCATGAATGCAACTCGCAATGAATCATGCACAGCAACCGAATGCCCTTCAGCTTCTTTTTTCTCACAAGCCAGACGCGATTCATTTTCAGCCTCATCTTTTAGTTCCTTCAAGTGGATGGACAAGTTTTTAAATTCCTCAGTCTTCAAAACCTGTTCAGAGAGCATATGTGAAATTTCATCGCATTGGGAACGTAACTCCATCACCGTGTCTTTGTAATCCTCCAGCAGCACTGTATCAGTACACTGTTCATCCAGTTTGCCTTTGAgtactaaaattaaaatttcca from the Primulina tabacum isolate GXHZ01 chromosome 8, ASM2559414v2, whole genome shotgun sequence genome contains:
- the LOC142552824 gene encoding membrane-anchored ubiquitin-fold protein 3-like — its product is MAVDELVDLKFRLADGSDIGPSKYNSCATVASLKEKIVAQWPKDKENGPKSINDIKLINAGKILENNKTLGESRVPISEVPGGVITMHVVVRPPLPDKNSDKLRDNSKKNGGCACSIL